The following is a genomic window from Rhodoferax sp. PAMC 29310.
TGTGCGACGCGGGTCAATCACGATCAATTGGCCGCCGCGCGCTTGCAAGGCTTTGGCTTTGCTCTTGAAGTCGGGCACGGTCCACATGCTGCCATTGCTGGCCATGGGGTTGGCACCAATCACCAGCAGCAAGTCTGTGCGGGCAATATCCGGCAACGCCACCGAGAGCCAGTGGCCAAACATCAGGCCGCTGGCCAACTGCTTGGGCATTTGGTCCAGCGTGGAGGCCGAAAACACGTTGCGGGTGCCCAAGGCCCGCGCGAGCCTGCCGAAATAGGTCAACAAACCTATCTTGTGGGCGGACGGGTTACCCACCACCACGGCGCTGGCATCGCGTCCGTGTGCGGCCAAGAGCGGCGGCAGGCGGCGCTCAATCTCCGCAAACGCCTCATCCCAGGTGGCGGGCTCGTGCACGCCGTTGCGCTTGATCAACGGGGTGCGCAATCGGTCGGGGTCTTCGTGGAGGTCTTTCAGGGCCACCCCTTTGGGGCAGATATAGCCCGCACTGAACACATCCTGGGCATGGCCCCGGATGCTGATGACTTTGCCCTCATCCACTTTGATTTCCAGCCCGCAACAGGCTTCACACAGGGGACAAATGCGATGGTGGGTGGTTTCGGTCACGGGAGCCTCTTGGGATGAACTTGAAATCATTCGACATTGGCGCATGTCAGGTCGCCCTTGTCGAGAACTCAGGTGACAGTTTGGGCAAGACGGAGATAGAAAATTCAAATAACGGCTATTAATGGAATCAACCCAATGCCGTGCTGCGGTGCAATATGATTGATGTGTTCTTTCAATCAAACGTCATCAATCAATAGGAATAAAACAAATGTCCCTCATCAACACCGCAGTCATCGAATTCAAGAACGACGCCTTTCACAACGGCAAGTTCATCACCGTGTCCAACGAAAGCCTCAAAGGCAAGTGGAACGTGTTCATTTTCATGCCCGCCGCGTTCACCTTCAACTGCCCCACAGAAGTGGAAGACGCCGCTGACAACTACGCCGAATTCCAGAAAGCCGGTGCTGAGGTCTACATCGTGACGACCGACACCCACTTCTCCCACAAAGTGTGGCACGAGACCTCGCCAGCGGTTGGCAAGGCCAAGTTCCCCTTGATCGGTGACCCAACACACCGCTTGACCCGCGGTTTTGACGTTCACATCGAAGAAGAAGGTCTGGCACTGCGCGGCACTTTCATCATCAACCCCGAAGGCAAGATCGTGACCATGGAAGTCCATGACAACGCCATCGCCCGTGACGTCAAGGAAACCCTGCGCAAGCTCAAGGCTGCCCAGTACGTGGCCGCTCACCCCGGTGAAGTCTGCCCTGCCAAGTGGAACGATGGCGCCAAGACCCTCACGCCTTCGCTGGACTTGGTCGGCAAGATCTAAAGGGCTGGCCTCCAAGGCCGCCCACTGCGTGTAGCGACTGGCCCCTTAGGGGGCTGTGTTTTCCTTGCGGGAAACAGGTCGTAACGCAGGTCGCCGGACAGTGTCCTTGTGCAGGTGCGCAGGGATGTCCGGTTTTTTTATACCCAAAATATGGCTGTGGCGCCCGTAAAGCCTGCGCAACCAGCTATCAAGTTGATAGTAATAAGAGGAATCACCATGCTCGACGACACACTCAAATCCCAACTCGCCGCCTACCTGGAACGCGTGGCGCTACCGATCGAGATCGTGGCGTCCCTCGGTGCGGACAGCAACTCGGTTGAAATGCGCGATCTGTTGCAAACCATTCAAAGCCTGCGCAGCGACAAAATCTCCGTGGCCTACGACGGTCAAGACGCTCGCAAGCCCTCATTCAGCCTCAAACGTGCTGGCACGGACACCAGCCTGCGCTTTGCCGGCCTGCCTCTGGGCCATGAATTCACCTCGCTGGTGCTGGCCCTGTTGTGGAGTGGCGGTCACCCGCCCAAGGTGGAGCCGGACGTGATTGAGGCCATCAAGGGCCTGGATGGCGACTTCAATTTTGAGGTCTACATGTCCCTGAGTTGCCACAATTGCCCGGACGTGGTTCAGGCCCTGAGCCTGATGGCGATCTTTAACCCCAAGGTGAAGACCACCGTGATCGAGGGCGGCGCGTTTCAGGACGAAGTCACCTCCCGTGAAATCATGGCGGTCCCCAGCATCTACCTGAATGGCGCGCTGTTTGGAAATGGCCGCATGCTGGTGGAGGAAATTGTGGCCAAGCTCGACACCGGGGCTGCCCACCGCGATGCCGAAAAACTGACCGCCAAGGCGCCGTATGAAGTTTTGATCGTCGGTGGTGGGCCCGCTGGTGCCGCCGCCGCCGTCTACGCGGCACGCAAAGGCATTCGCACCGGGGTGGCCGCCGAGCGCTTTGGTGGCCAGACCAATGACACCATGGCGATTGAGAACTACATCTCCGTGCTGGAGACCGATGGTCCCAAGTTTGCCACCGCGCTGGAGGCCCAAGTCAGGCACTATGACGTTGAAATCATGAACCTGCAGCGCGCAGACAAGCTCATTCCCGCGTCAGAACCCGGTGGTCTCATCGAGATTCAATTGGCCAACGGCGGCATGCTCAAAAGCCGCAGCGTGATCTTGTCAACCGGTGCGCGCTGGCGCAATGTGGGTGTGCCCGGCGAAGACCAGTACCGCAACAAAGGCGTGGCCTATTGCCCGCATTGCGACGGCCCCTTGTTCAAGGGGAAAGATGTCTCGGTGATTGGTGGGGGCAACTCGGGCGTCGAGGCGGCCATTGACCTTGCAGGACTCGTCAAGCACGTGACCCTGGTGGAGTTTGCCGGTCAACTCAAGGCTGACGCCGTTTTGGTTCGCAAGCTCAAAAGCCTGCCCAATGTCACCATTCACACCAACGCGCAAACCACGGAGATCACCGGCGACGGCCACAAAGTGAATGGCTTGAGCTACAAGGACCGCGCCACCAGCGAGGTCCACCATGTGGCACTGGAAGGCGTGTTCGTCCAGATTGGCCTGGTACCCAACACCGAGTGGCTCAAAGGCACGCTGGAACTCAGCAAGCATGGTGAGATCGTGGTGGACGCCCGTGGCCAAACCTCTTTGCCCGG
Proteins encoded in this region:
- the ahpC gene encoding alkyl hydroperoxide reductase subunit C, whose protein sequence is MSLINTAVIEFKNDAFHNGKFITVSNESLKGKWNVFIFMPAAFTFNCPTEVEDAADNYAEFQKAGAEVYIVTTDTHFSHKVWHETSPAVGKAKFPLIGDPTHRLTRGFDVHIEEEGLALRGTFIINPEGKIVTMEVHDNAIARDVKETLRKLKAAQYVAAHPGEVCPAKWNDGAKTLTPSLDLVGKI
- the ahpF gene encoding alkyl hydroperoxide reductase subunit F; its protein translation is MLDDTLKSQLAAYLERVALPIEIVASLGADSNSVEMRDLLQTIQSLRSDKISVAYDGQDARKPSFSLKRAGTDTSLRFAGLPLGHEFTSLVLALLWSGGHPPKVEPDVIEAIKGLDGDFNFEVYMSLSCHNCPDVVQALSLMAIFNPKVKTTVIEGGAFQDEVTSREIMAVPSIYLNGALFGNGRMLVEEIVAKLDTGAAHRDAEKLTAKAPYEVLIVGGGPAGAAAAVYAARKGIRTGVAAERFGGQTNDTMAIENYISVLETDGPKFATALEAQVRHYDVEIMNLQRADKLIPASEPGGLIEIQLANGGMLKSRSVILSTGARWRNVGVPGEDQYRNKGVAYCPHCDGPLFKGKDVSVIGGGNSGVEAAIDLAGLVKHVTLVEFAGQLKADAVLVRKLKSLPNVTIHTNAQTTEITGDGHKVNGLSYKDRATSEVHHVALEGVFVQIGLVPNTEWLKGTLELSKHGEIVVDARGQTSLPGVFAAGDVTTVPFKQIVIAAGDGAKAALSAFDYLIRSTPVLVPPLATEAVQEVAVAA